Proteins from one Blattabacterium cuenoti genomic window:
- the rpsD gene encoding 30S ribosomal protein S4 — MAKYIGPKTKISRKFGESLYGEDKYFDRRKYPSGQHGNNRRRGKKSEYFIQLIEKQKAKYTYGILEGQFEKLFFEASRKKGITGELLLQACESRLDNIVFRLNFAPSRSSARQIVSHRHIVVNDHVVNIPSFRLKPGDKIGVKEKSKKHPVILDSIQKKTSSILDWLILDEKNMFGIFRVMPNRKQIPENIKEQFIVELYSK; from the coding sequence ATGGCAAAATATATAGGTCCCAAAACTAAGATTTCTAGAAAGTTTGGAGAATCTCTTTATGGAGAAGATAAATATTTTGATAGAAGAAAGTATCCATCGGGACAACATGGAAATAATCGTCGTAGAGGAAAAAAATCTGAATATTTTATACAATTAATAGAAAAACAAAAAGCAAAATATACTTACGGAATATTAGAAGGTCAGTTTGAAAAATTGTTTTTTGAAGCTTCTAGAAAAAAAGGAATTACGGGAGAACTTCTGTTACAAGCTTGTGAAAGTCGTCTTGATAACATAGTTTTTCGTCTAAATTTTGCTCCATCTAGATCTTCCGCTCGTCAAATAGTTTCTCATAGACATATTGTTGTAAATGATCATGTAGTTAATATTCCATCTTTTAGATTAAAACCTGGAGATAAAATAGGAGTAAAGGAAAAATCAAAAAAACATCCAGTTATATTAGATTCTATTCAAAAAAAAACAAGCTCAATTCTTGATTGGTTAATTTTAGATGAAAAAAATATGTTTGGTATATTTCGAGTAATGCCGAATAGGAAACAAATCCCTGAAAATATTAAAGAGCAATTTATTGTTGAATTATATTCAAAATAA
- the rpsK gene encoding 30S ribosomal protein S11 yields MAKSSSGKKRSVVVDSVGEAHIQSTFNNIIITLTNKKGEVIAWSSAGKMNFKGSKKNTPYAAQIAAENVAKEAINAGIKKVEVKVKGPGSGRDAAIRALSNSGIIVTMIKDITPLPHNGCRPPKRRRV; encoded by the coding sequence ATGGCAAAATCATCATCAGGAAAAAAAAGATCAGTAGTTGTTGACTCTGTAGGGGAAGCTCATATTCAATCTACTTTTAATAATATTATTATAACTCTAACTAATAAAAAAGGAGAGGTAATAGCATGGTCTTCTGCTGGAAAAATGAATTTTAAAGGATCTAAAAAAAATACACCGTATGCAGCTCAAATAGCAGCAGAAAATGTAGCAAAAGAAGCTATAAATGCAGGAATTAAAAAAGTAGAAGTAAAAGTAAAAGGACCTGGATCAGGAAGAGATGCAGCTATAAGAGCTTTAAGTAATTCTGGTATTATAGTCACAATGATTAAGGATATAACACCTCTTCCACATAATGGATGTCGTCCTCCAAAAAGAAGAAGAGTATAA
- the rpsM gene encoding 30S ribosomal protein S13, which yields MAVRISGIDIPISKRGVIALTYLYGIGKNLSKMILCSVGINENKKVENWSDEEISKIRKYISNNVKIEGELKSEIQFNIKRLMDIGSYIGTRHRKGLPLRGQKTKNNCRTRKGRKKTVANKKKVTK from the coding sequence ATGGCTGTTAGAATTTCTGGAATAGACATACCTATATCTAAAAGAGGAGTTATAGCTCTTACTTATTTATATGGAATAGGAAAAAATTTATCAAAAATGATTTTATGTTCTGTTGGTATAAATGAAAATAAAAAAGTTGAAAATTGGTCTGATGAAGAGATCAGTAAAATTAGAAAATACATATCTAATAACGTAAAGATAGAAGGGGAATTAAAATCTGAAATACAGTTTAATATAAAACGATTAATGGACATAGGATCTTATATAGGAACTAGACATAGAAAAGGATTACCATTAAGAGGTCAAAAAACTAAAAATAACTGTAGAACAAGAAAAGGAAGAAAAAAAACTGTAGCGAATAAGAAAAAAGTTACAAAATGA
- the rpmJ gene encoding 50S ribosomal protein L36, translating to MKVRSSLKKRTDNCKIIRRKGRLRIINKKNPRFKQKQG from the coding sequence ATGAAAGTAAGATCTTCTCTAAAAAAAAGGACTGATAATTGTAAAATTATTAGAAGAAAAGGACGTTTACGGATTATTAATAAAAAAAATCCTAGATTTAAACAAAAACAGGGTTAA
- the infA gene encoding translation initiation factor IF-1, with amino-acid sequence MAKQKHIEVDGTIIESSPNAMFRVELENGCIVKAHISGKMRMHYIKILPGDKVRLEMSSYDLERGRITYRY; translated from the coding sequence ATGGCTAAACAAAAACATATTGAAGTTGATGGAACAATCATAGAATCTTCACCTAATGCTATGTTTCGTGTTGAATTAGAAAATGGATGTATAGTAAAAGCTCATATATCTGGAAAGATGAGAATGCATTATATTAAAATATTACCAGGAGATAAGGTGAGGTTGGAAATGTCTTCTTATGATTTAGAAAGAGGTAGAATAACTTATAGATACTAG
- the secY gene encoding preprotein translocase subunit SecY: protein MNNFLTFFQKIWNIKELRKKIIITISLLLTYRFGAYIPIPGINPLGISDFMEKFNSGSKGLMQILSSFTGGAFNRASILALGIMPYISSSIIIQLMCIIIPSLQRLQRDGENGRKKINFITRWLTVGICLVQAPVYLLSLTQQFIPFSSNEKTYLIDIDTFYGKSMFFSIGIIILTSGTLFTMWLGDKITDKGIGNGMSLIIMSGIIARFPDAIVKEIFSKLGIGNGGLIILFFEFLLWLLVILFTVIVIQAIRKIPVQYVSHYRSLELGSQLIQKKHQYIPLKMTSAGVMPIIFSQAIMLFPLTFSDYIKNIKIKNFLHLFQDIYGLWYNLTISILVIIFTFFYTAITIPVHQMADDLKRNGGHIPKVRPGKETAEYIDNILSKITLPGACLLSIIAIFPSIVFRIGITQNFALFYGGTSLLIVVGVILDISQQVNIHLLNYHYDGLMMMKNRNTRL, encoded by the coding sequence ATGAATAATTTTTTAACATTTTTTCAAAAAATTTGGAATATTAAAGAACTAAGAAAAAAAATAATAATAACTATAAGTTTATTATTGACTTACCGATTTGGAGCATATATTCCTATTCCAGGGATTAATCCCTTAGGGATTAGTGATTTTATGGAAAAATTTAATTCTGGATCTAAAGGATTAATGCAAATTTTATCTTCTTTTACTGGTGGAGCATTTAATCGTGCTTCAATTTTAGCTTTAGGAATTATGCCTTATATCTCATCTTCTATTATTATTCAATTGATGTGTATCATTATTCCATCTTTACAAAGATTGCAAAGAGATGGAGAAAATGGAAGAAAAAAAATTAATTTTATTACAAGATGGTTAACGGTAGGAATTTGTTTAGTACAGGCACCTGTATATCTTCTTTCTTTAACTCAACAGTTTATTCCTTTTTCATCCAATGAAAAAACTTATCTAATTGATATAGATACTTTTTATGGTAAAAGTATGTTTTTTTCTATAGGAATAATAATTTTAACTTCCGGAACTTTATTTACTATGTGGTTAGGAGATAAGATTACAGATAAAGGAATAGGAAACGGGATGTCATTAATAATTATGTCTGGAATAATAGCACGTTTCCCAGATGCAATAGTAAAGGAGATTTTTAGTAAGTTGGGAATTGGAAATGGAGGATTAATAATTTTGTTTTTTGAATTTTTATTGTGGTTATTGGTTATTTTATTTACTGTTATAGTTATTCAGGCTATTCGGAAAATACCTGTACAATATGTTTCTCATTATAGATCTTTAGAATTGGGAAGTCAGTTAATTCAAAAAAAACATCAATATATTCCATTGAAAATGACTTCTGCTGGAGTTATGCCTATTATATTTTCTCAAGCTATTATGTTATTTCCTCTAACTTTTTCTGATTACATAAAAAATATAAAAATTAAAAATTTTTTGCATCTTTTTCAAGATATATATGGATTATGGTATAATTTAACAATTTCTATACTGGTAATAATTTTTACTTTTTTTTATACAGCTATTACAATTCCAGTCCATCAAATGGCTGATGATTTAAAAAGAAATGGAGGACATATACCGAAAGTAAGACCTGGAAAAGAAACGGCTGAATATATAGATAATATTCTATCTAAAATTACATTACCTGGAGCTTGTTTGTTATCTATAATAGCTATTTTCCCATCTATAGTTTTTCGTATAGGAATAACTCAAAATTTTGCATTATTTTATGGAGGAACTTCATTATTAATTGTTGTAGGAGTTATTTTAGATATTTCACAACAAGTGAATATTCATCTATTAAATTATCATTATGATGGATTAATGATGATGAAAAATCGTAATACTAGATTATAA
- the rplO gene encoding 50S ribosomal protein L15: MDKKNISNTNQLFPKNGSNKGKLRLGRGQGSGKGGTCGRGHKGAKSRSGFSKKIGFEGGQMPLQRRIPKFGFRRHYLRSKFSLINIDTIQKYVNTGKIGDVVNKKILLKNNLIKKSNLVKILGRGELSSPLKIFASKFSKKALLSIKKSGGKAFSI; this comes from the coding sequence ATGGATAAAAAAAACATTAGCAATACTAATCAATTGTTTCCAAAAAACGGATCCAATAAAGGAAAATTAAGATTAGGGAGAGGTCAAGGGTCTGGAAAAGGTGGAACTTGTGGAAGAGGACATAAAGGAGCAAAATCCAGATCTGGATTTTCTAAAAAAATAGGTTTTGAAGGAGGTCAAATGCCTCTTCAAAGGAGAATCCCTAAATTTGGATTTAGAAGACACTATCTACGTAGTAAATTTTCTTTAATTAATATAGATACAATTCAAAAATATGTAAATACAGGAAAAATTGGAGATGTGGTGAATAAGAAAATTTTATTAAAAAATAATTTAATAAAGAAAAGTAATTTAGTAAAAATTTTAGGAAGAGGAGAGTTATCTTCTCCATTGAAGATATTTGCATCTAAATTTAGTAAAAAAGCTTTATTATCTATAAAAAAATCAGGAGGAAAAGCATTTTCCATATGA
- the rpsE gene encoding 30S ribosomal protein S5 translates to MKSTGLELKEKLVGVTRVCKVTKGRRYFSFSAIVIKGNENGVVGYGFGKSKEAPDAIHKAGEQAKRNLCKVCIFNGTIPHDQEAKYGGARVLIKPASDGTGIIAGGPLRAVLEAAGLRNVLSKSKGSSNHHNVIKATIKALSKMRDVHIISKQRGISIKKVYNG, encoded by the coding sequence ATGAAATCTACGGGATTGGAATTAAAAGAAAAATTGGTTGGAGTAACAAGAGTATGCAAAGTCACTAAAGGTAGAAGGTATTTTAGTTTTAGTGCTATTGTTATAAAAGGAAATGAGAACGGAGTTGTAGGTTATGGTTTTGGAAAGTCAAAAGAAGCTCCTGATGCAATTCATAAAGCAGGAGAACAGGCTAAAAGAAACCTTTGTAAGGTTTGTATTTTTAATGGTACTATTCCTCATGATCAAGAAGCTAAATATGGAGGAGCACGTGTTCTTATTAAACCTGCATCTGATGGAACAGGAATTATAGCAGGAGGACCTTTAAGAGCTGTTCTTGAAGCAGCAGGGTTAAGAAATGTGTTATCAAAATCTAAAGGATCTTCTAATCATCATAATGTGATTAAGGCAACTATTAAAGCGTTAAGTAAAATGAGAGATGTTCATATTATTTCCAAGCAAAGAGGAATTTCTATAAAAAAAGTGTATAATGGATAA
- the rplR gene encoding 50S ribosomal protein L18, with translation MRKKVLRKIFGKSDRPRISVFRSNRGIYVQIIDDVSGKTLVSSSSKEKIFHNYKKTKTELSNEVGKLIGNKIKKLKIKKLIFDKGRYLYHGRVKSLADGIREIGLEF, from the coding sequence ATGAGAAAAAAAGTACTGAGAAAAATTTTTGGAAAATCAGATAGACCTAGAATTTCTGTTTTTAGAAGTAATAGGGGCATTTATGTTCAAATTATTGATGATGTTTCTGGAAAAACTTTGGTTTCATCATCATCAAAAGAAAAAATATTTCATAACTACAAAAAAACAAAAACAGAATTATCTAATGAAGTTGGAAAATTAATAGGTAATAAAATAAAAAAATTGAAAATTAAAAAATTAATTTTTGATAAAGGAAGGTATTTATATCACGGAAGAGTTAAATCTTTAGCTGATGGAATTAGAGAAATTGGATTAGAGTTTTAA
- the rplF gene encoding 50S ribosomal protein L6, giving the protein MSRIGKKPILIPENVNMMISDNKISVKGPLGSLNREVSKKLKFNFQDNQLIITRIKENKLTKSLHGLYRVLINNMILGVTIGFMKKLELVGIGYRASCNKNILDLNLGFSHNIMIQIPEEVHVEVKSEKGKNTILVLQSKDKQLLGIIAAKIKSFRPPEPYKGKGIRYLGEDIRRKTGKSA; this is encoded by the coding sequence ATGTCTAGGATTGGAAAAAAACCTATTCTGATTCCCGAAAATGTTAACATGATGATATCTGATAATAAAATATCAGTAAAAGGACCTTTGGGATCTTTAAATCGAGAAGTTTCTAAAAAATTAAAATTTAATTTTCAAGATAATCAATTAATAATTACTAGAATTAAGGAAAATAAATTGACTAAATCATTACATGGTTTATATCGTGTTTTAATTAATAACATGATCTTAGGAGTTACAATAGGATTTATGAAAAAGTTGGAGTTAGTGGGAATTGGATATAGAGCATCTTGTAATAAAAATATTTTGGATTTGAATTTAGGATTTTCTCATAATATTATGATACAAATTCCAGAGGAAGTTCACGTTGAAGTGAAATCTGAAAAAGGAAAAAATACTATTTTAGTTTTACAATCGAAAGATAAACAACTGTTAGGAATAATAGCGGCAAAAATTAAATCTTTTAGACCTCCAGAACCTTATAAGGGAAAGGGTATAAGATATTTAGGAGAAGATATTCGTAGAAAAACAGGAAAATCCGCTTAA
- the rpsH gene encoding 30S ribosomal protein S8 — MIMDTIADFLTRIRNASLAKHRLLEVFYSKIKEEISNVLLNNGYILGYKKVTEKKTIKIALKYYQGKTSVIQKIIRISKPGLRKYCKCKDIPRVLNGLGIAIISTSSGVITDKQARKKGIGGEILCYVY, encoded by the coding sequence ATAATTATGGATACAATTGCAGATTTTTTAACAAGAATTAGAAATGCTAGTTTAGCAAAACACAGACTTTTAGAAGTTTTTTATTCTAAAATAAAAGAAGAGATTTCTAATGTTCTATTAAATAATGGATATATTTTAGGTTATAAAAAAGTAACAGAAAAAAAAACTATTAAAATAGCTTTGAAGTACTATCAAGGAAAAACATCTGTTATTCAAAAAATAATCAGAATTAGTAAGCCAGGACTTAGAAAATATTGTAAATGTAAAGATATTCCTCGTGTGTTAAATGGATTAGGAATTGCTATAATTTCTACTTCAAGCGGAGTTATAACAGATAAACAAGCAAGAAAAAAGGGAATAGGAGGTGAAATATTATGTTACGTATATTAA
- the rpsN gene encoding 30S ribosomal protein S14 — protein MAKESVKARQRKREKIVMKYASKRKMLKKAKNYDLLQKLPRNASPVRLRNRCSITGRCRGYMRQFGISRIVFRSLVSQGLIPGVKKASW, from the coding sequence ATGGCTAAAGAATCAGTAAAGGCAAGGCAAAGAAAAAGAGAAAAAATAGTAATGAAATATGCTAGTAAAAGAAAGATGTTAAAGAAAGCAAAAAATTATGATTTGTTACAAAAGTTACCTAGAAATGCATCTCCTGTTCGTTTAAGAAATAGATGTTCTATTACTGGGAGATGTAGAGGATATATGCGGCAATTTGGTATTTCTCGTATTGTTTTTAGAAGTTTAGTATCTCAAGGACTGATTCCTGGTGTTAAGAAAGCTAGTTGGTAA
- the rplE gene encoding 50S ribosomal protein L5: MYQSNLQKLYKKEIVPDLIKKFGYRTVMEVPKLKKIVIHQGIGLSVFDKKIIDFSMKEITNITGQKSVFCYSKHDESGFKLRKGMVIGIKVTLRRTKMFEFLERLIFISLPRVRDFNGVKNSSFDGYGNYNMGISEQIIYPEINIDKIKKNMGMNITFVTSTTKDIEAKNLLSSFGIPFKKK; this comes from the coding sequence ATGTATCAATCTAACTTACAAAAGTTATATAAGAAAGAAATAGTCCCAGATTTAATAAAAAAATTTGGATATAGAACTGTAATGGAGGTTCCTAAATTGAAAAAAATAGTTATTCATCAAGGAATTGGATTATCTGTTTTTGATAAAAAAATCATAGATTTTTCTATGAAAGAAATAACAAATATAACAGGACAAAAATCTGTTTTTTGCTATTCTAAACATGATGAGTCTGGTTTTAAACTCAGAAAAGGAATGGTTATAGGAATTAAAGTTACTTTACGGAGAACAAAGATGTTTGAATTTTTAGAAAGATTAATTTTTATTTCTTTACCTAGAGTAAGAGATTTTAATGGTGTTAAAAACAGTAGTTTTGATGGGTATGGAAATTATAATATGGGAATATCAGAGCAAATAATTTATCCTGAAATAAACATTGATAAAATTAAAAAAAATATGGGGATGAATATTACATTTGTAACTTCCACTACAAAGGATATAGAAGCAAAAAATTTGTTATCTTCTTTTGGAATTCCTTTTAAAAAAAAATAA
- the rplX gene encoding 50S ribosomal protein L24 encodes MKKIKKKDKVLVLSGNYRGNESVVLKVLSKKNKVIIRGLNMVKKHLKANIKNPKGGIIEKEAPVHISNLKKLNK; translated from the coding sequence ATGAAAAAAATAAAAAAAAAAGATAAAGTTTTAGTTTTATCAGGAAATTATAGAGGAAATGAGAGTGTTGTTTTGAAAGTTTTATCGAAAAAAAATAAAGTAATCATTCGTGGATTAAATATGGTAAAAAAACATTTAAAAGCAAATATTAAAAATCCTAAGGGAGGTATCATAGAAAAAGAGGCACCTGTTCATATATCCAATTTGAAAAAATTGAATAAGTAA
- the rplN gene encoding 50S ribosomal protein L14: MLQQESICKVSDNTGAKEALVIRVLGGTKKRYASLGDSIIVTIKIATPGKGNSIKKGQVCKAVIIRTKNRRKRKDGSYISFDDNACVLINTSGEMIGTRVFGPVARELREKEYMKIISLAQEVL, translated from the coding sequence ATGTTGCAACAAGAATCCATTTGCAAAGTATCAGATAATACGGGGGCAAAAGAAGCTTTAGTAATTAGAGTGTTAGGAGGTACTAAAAAAAGATACGCATCTTTAGGAGATTCTATAATTGTTACTATAAAAATAGCTACTCCAGGAAAAGGAAATTCCATTAAAAAAGGTCAAGTATGTAAGGCTGTAATTATTAGAACAAAAAATAGAAGAAAAAGAAAAGATGGATCTTATATAAGTTTTGATGATAATGCTTGTGTATTGATTAATACCTCCGGAGAAATGATAGGAACAAGAGTTTTCGGGCCGGTAGCAAGAGAACTTCGAGAAAAAGAGTATATGAAAATTATATCTTTAGCACAAGAAGTGTTATGA
- the rpsQ gene encoding 30S ribosomal protein S17, with translation MIRKNKQSTIKKCRNSRKQKQGIVISDKMDKTIIISEIKKVKHRYYGKSITKKKKYMVHDEKNISKNGDIVSIMETRPVSKNKCWRLVSILNK, from the coding sequence ATGATAAGAAAAAATAAACAATCCACTATAAAAAAATGTAGAAATAGTAGAAAACAGAAACAAGGAATAGTTATAAGTGATAAAATGGATAAAACTATTATAATATCTGAAATTAAAAAAGTAAAACATAGATATTATGGGAAGAGTATTACGAAGAAAAAAAAGTATATGGTTCATGATGAAAAAAATATTTCTAAAAATGGAGATATAGTTAGTATTATGGAAACACGTCCTGTAAGTAAGAATAAGTGTTGGCGTTTAGTTTCTATATTAAATAAATAA
- the rpmC gene encoding 50S ribosomal protein L29 produces MKNSEIKTLSIKDLIQKISVDKNTFQKMKFSHSIKNQKNPLLIRILRKRIAQLKTELNRKIINDKKK; encoded by the coding sequence ATGAAAAACTCAGAAATTAAAACTTTATCTATTAAAGATTTGATTCAAAAAATTAGTGTTGATAAAAATACATTTCAAAAAATGAAATTTTCTCATTCCATAAAAAATCAAAAAAATCCTTTGTTAATTAGAATTCTTAGGAAGAGAATCGCTCAATTGAAAACGGAGTTAAATAGAAAAATAATCAATGATAAGAAAAAATAA
- the rplP gene encoding 50S ribosomal protein L16, whose product MLQPKKTKYKKKQKGRIRGNSNRGNSLTRGLYGIKSLERSWITSKQLEAARVAATRYMKREGKLWINIFPDKPATKKPQEVRMGKGKGPVEFWVSVVKPGRILFEIDGVEMNIAKEALRLAAQKLPIKMKFIFSNEIKI is encoded by the coding sequence ATGTTACAGCCAAAGAAGACAAAATATAAAAAAAAACAAAAAGGAAGAATTCGTGGGAATTCTAATAGAGGAAACTCTCTTACTAGAGGTTTATATGGAATAAAGTCTTTAGAAAGATCTTGGATTACATCGAAACAATTAGAGGCAGCACGAGTAGCCGCTACAAGATACATGAAAAGAGAAGGGAAACTTTGGATTAATATATTTCCAGATAAACCTGCAACAAAGAAACCTCAAGAAGTACGTATGGGAAAAGGAAAAGGTCCTGTTGAGTTTTGGGTTTCTGTAGTTAAACCAGGAAGAATTTTATTTGAAATTGACGGAGTGGAGATGAATATAGCAAAAGAAGCTTTAAGATTGGCAGCTCAAAAACTTCCTATAAAGATGAAATTTATTTTTTCTAATGAAATAAAAATATGA
- the rpsC gene encoding 30S ribosomal protein S3, which yields MGQKTNPIVNRLGIITGWQSSWCNNYKDRIKEDFKVRRYIEARFPKGIVSRIFIERTLKFITITIRTSRPALVIGKGGDEVDTVRKELKKLTKKEVQINISEVKRPELDAPLVAKGLVRQLENRISYKKAIKLFILSAMRMSAQGIRIQISGRLNGSEMARCETYKEGRISLGTFRADVDYHMAVAHTVYGSIGIKVWIMKGEIYGKRELSPLLGIQKKQKGNKNVHRKKK from the coding sequence ATGGGACAAAAAACAAATCCAATCGTTAATCGTCTTGGTATTATTACAGGATGGCAATCAAGTTGGTGTAACAATTATAAGGATAGAATAAAAGAAGATTTTAAAGTAAGAAGATATATAGAAGCTAGGTTTCCTAAAGGAATAGTTTCTCGTATTTTTATTGAAAGAACTTTAAAATTTATAACCATTACCATTCGTACATCACGTCCAGCCCTTGTAATAGGAAAAGGAGGTGATGAAGTAGATACAGTTAGAAAAGAATTAAAAAAACTTACTAAAAAAGAAGTTCAAATCAACATATCTGAGGTTAAACGTCCAGAATTAGATGCTCCACTAGTAGCAAAAGGATTAGTTAGACAATTAGAAAATAGGATTTCGTATAAAAAAGCGATTAAATTATTTATTCTTTCTGCTATGAGAATGAGTGCCCAGGGAATAAGAATTCAAATTTCTGGAAGACTTAATGGGTCTGAAATGGCTAGATGTGAAACTTATAAAGAAGGAAGGATTTCTCTTGGAACTTTTCGAGCTGATGTAGATTATCATATGGCAGTAGCTCATACTGTTTATGGTAGTATAGGAATTAAAGTATGGATCATGAAAGGAGAAATCTATGGAAAAAGGGAATTATCTCCTTTATTAGGAATACAAAAAAAACAAAAGGGGAATAAAAATGTTCACAGAAAAAAGAAATAG
- a CDS encoding large ribosomal subunit protein uL22 encodes MKKESNVVSASLNGIRSSPRKMRLVVNLIRNKEIQEALDLLRYSSKKKISFSLRKLLLSLWDNWKRKYNESHSDFRNENEKKVSLYIKEIRVNQGKTLKRLRPVPQGRGHKIKKKSSNIIAVLGKRKKM; translated from the coding sequence ATGAAAAAAGAAAGTAATGTAGTTTCTGCTTCTCTAAACGGAATTAGAAGCTCTCCAAGAAAAATGAGGTTGGTAGTAAATTTGATTCGAAATAAAGAAATCCAAGAAGCTTTGGATCTATTAAGATATAGTAGTAAAAAGAAAATATCTTTCTCTTTAAGAAAGTTGCTTCTTTCATTGTGGGATAATTGGAAAAGAAAATATAACGAATCTCATTCTGATTTTAGAAATGAAAATGAAAAAAAAGTTTCCTTATATATAAAGGAAATTAGAGTAAATCAAGGCAAAACCTTGAAAAGGTTACGTCCTGTTCCTCAAGGAAGAGGGCATAAAATTAAAAAAAAATCTAGCAATATTATAGCTGTTTTGGGAAAAAGAAAAAAAATGTAA
- the rpsS gene encoding 30S ribosomal protein S19: MGRSLKKGPYVSHTLYKKVLNNIKLDKKIIIKTWSRPSTILPDFVGQTFSVHNGKQFINVYITENMIGHKLGEFAPTRTFRGHSGSKNKLKIKS, encoded by the coding sequence ATGGGAAGATCTTTAAAAAAAGGTCCTTATGTATCTCACACATTATATAAAAAAGTATTGAATAATATAAAATTAGATAAAAAAATTATTATTAAAACTTGGTCTAGGCCATCTACTATTTTACCTGATTTTGTAGGACAAACGTTTTCTGTCCATAATGGAAAACAATTTATTAATGTGTATATAACTGAAAATATGATTGGACATAAATTGGGAGAATTTGCTCCTACTCGTACTTTTAGAGGACATTCAGGATCTAAAAATAAATTGAAAATCAAGAGTTGA
- the rplB gene encoding 50S ribosomal protein L2, which yields MSIKKLKPITPGQRFRIVNCFDDITVHHPEKTLVKGKCKSGGRNNTGKMTIRYSGGGHKRKYRKIDFKRRKFGVPAIIKSIEYDPNRSSFIALLYYKDGEKRYIVAVDGLKIGQEVVSGKNIPFHIGNSTFLSEIPLGTNISCVELIPGKGARIARSAGSFAQLSAKDDKYATIKLPSGEMRMIMIKCMATIGVVSNADHQLETYGKAGKKRNFGKRPRTRGVAMNPVDHPMGGGEGKASGGIPRSRTGKPSKGFRTRSKKRYSNKYILQRRKK from the coding sequence ATGTCAATTAAAAAATTAAAACCAATTACACCTGGTCAACGTTTTAGAATAGTAAATTGTTTTGATGATATTACAGTTCATCACCCCGAAAAAACTTTAGTTAAAGGAAAATGTAAGTCTGGTGGAAGAAATAATACAGGAAAAATGACTATACGTTATTCTGGAGGTGGCCATAAAAGAAAATATAGAAAGATAGATTTTAAAAGAAGAAAGTTTGGAGTTCCTGCTATCATAAAATCTATAGAATATGATCCTAATAGATCTTCTTTTATAGCATTACTTTATTATAAAGATGGAGAAAAAAGATATATAGTTGCGGTAGATGGATTAAAAATAGGACAAGAGGTTGTTTCTGGAAAAAATATACCTTTTCATATAGGAAATTCTACTTTTTTAAGTGAAATCCCTTTAGGAACTAACATATCTTGTGTAGAACTTATTCCTGGAAAAGGAGCTAGAATAGCTAGAAGTGCGGGTTCTTTTGCTCAATTATCTGCAAAAGATGATAAGTATGCTACTATTAAATTGCCTTCTGGAGAAATGAGAATGATTATGATTAAATGTATGGCTACGATTGGAGTTGTTTCTAATGCTGATCATCAATTGGAAACGTATGGAAAAGCAGGAAAGAAAAGAAATTTTGGAAAAAGACCTAGGACTAGGGGGGTAGCAATGAATCCTGTAGATCATCCAATGGGAGGAGGAGAAGGAAAAGCTTCTGGAGGAATACCAAGAAGTAGAACGGGAAAACCTTCCAAAGGATTCAGAACTCGTTCTAAAAAACGATATTCTAATAAATATATTTTGCAAAGAAGAAAAAAATAA